One Kribbella sp. NBC_00662 genomic region harbors:
- a CDS encoding LysR family transcriptional regulator, with the protein MDERQLRVLREVGELGSVTAAAEALLVTPSAISQQLRLLQRSIPVPLTERDGRRVVLTAAGRALAGAAADVESALARARQVVDEFAEQPDAIVSVAAFHSAAAAFFPSLVRAGEGPRVSLHDEDVPQEDFPPLTREYDVVLAHRLDHAAPWPRTVAVTPLLHEPLDVAVPVDHPLASKRSLSPRDVASEPWITVHDGFPLMATIEAIGAAANHRLELVHRVNEFTVVAELVAAGAGLALIPRWTARPHPGVALRPMRGVHTRRHIDALHRPERTARRAVRTTLANLETAAATIRRTSA; encoded by the coding sequence CGCCGAGGCATTGCTGGTGACCCCGTCGGCGATCTCGCAGCAGCTCAGGCTGTTGCAGCGATCGATCCCGGTCCCGTTGACCGAGCGCGACGGCCGGCGGGTGGTGCTCACCGCGGCCGGTCGTGCGTTGGCCGGGGCGGCCGCGGACGTGGAGTCGGCATTGGCGCGTGCCCGGCAGGTGGTGGACGAGTTTGCCGAGCAGCCGGACGCGATCGTGTCGGTTGCCGCGTTCCACAGCGCCGCCGCGGCGTTCTTTCCGTCGCTCGTACGAGCGGGGGAGGGGCCGCGGGTCAGCCTGCACGACGAGGATGTGCCGCAAGAAGACTTCCCGCCGTTGACGCGTGAGTACGACGTCGTGCTCGCGCACCGGCTGGATCACGCCGCGCCTTGGCCGCGGACGGTCGCGGTCACGCCGTTGCTGCACGAGCCGCTGGACGTCGCCGTACCGGTCGATCATCCGCTGGCGTCGAAGCGGTCGCTGTCACCGCGCGACGTAGCGAGCGAGCCGTGGATCACCGTGCACGACGGGTTTCCGTTGATGGCGACGATCGAGGCGATCGGGGCGGCCGCCAACCACCGGCTCGAGCTGGTCCATCGAGTCAACGAGTTCACCGTCGTCGCCGAGTTGGTTGCCGCGGGCGCCGGCCTGGCGTTGATCCCGCGCTGGACGGCGCGTCCGCATCCGGGGGTCGCGCTGCGCCCGATGCGGGGCGTGCACACGCGGCGGCACATCGACGCGCTGCACCGGCCGGAGCGGACGGCTCGGCGGGCTGTCCGTACGACACTCGCCAACCTCGAGACCGCGGCGGCGACGATTCGCCGGACGAGTGCTTGA